A region of Scylla paramamosain isolate STU-SP2022 chromosome 25, ASM3559412v1, whole genome shotgun sequence DNA encodes the following proteins:
- the LOC135113274 gene encoding uncharacterized protein LOC135113274: MPRGAGGGRRSYIRGPLSFAPRHFFSVPPITMTCRVFLLAVLAAVACAEPEVSSHVSITTGGHTTSHSSHRPHAPAHAPVPHRPAPHHPAPHHPAPRLPVHHAPAPRHPASSSPSSSPPSPPPLTVPSTAQPSPLTAPSTTPPPSLTAPSTTLPPPLTVPSTAQPPSLTAPSTAQPPSLTAPSTIPSPRPHPTLPEPIYRPTYEPEPTYHAPEPTYHAPEPTYEEPESSYEHGPPAPTYAPHRPTYAPRPTYAPPTSTYGPPISSYAPPTPSYGTPHH, from the exons ATGCCACGGGGAGCTGGGGGGGGCCGGAGGAGCTATATAAGAGGGCCACTCTCCTTCGCACCACGTCACTTCTTCAGCGTCCCTCCTATCACGATGACCTGCAGG gTATTCCTTCTAGCCGTGTTGGCAGCGGTGGCGTGCGCTGAGCCTGAAGTCAGCTCCCACGTCAGCATCACCACGGGAGGTCACACCACCTCCCACAGCTCCCACAGGCCCCACGCCCCCGCCCACGCTCCTGTCCCCCACCGCCCTGCCCCTCACCACCCAGCCCCTCACCACCCAGCTCCTCGTCTCCCGGTTCATCACGCCCCTGCCCCACGCCACCCTGCCTCCTCATCACCCAGCTCCTCACCGCCCAGCCCCCCGCCCCTCACCGTCCCGTCCACCGCCCAGCCCTCGCCCCTCACCGCCCCGTCCACCACTCCGCCCCCGTCTCTCACCGCCCCGTCAACCACTCTGCCCCCGCCCCTCACCGTCCCGTCCACCGCCCAGCCCCCGTCCCTCACCGCCCCGTCCACCGCCCAGCCCCCGTCCCTCACCGCCCCGTCCACCATCCCATCCCCCCGCCCCCATCCTACACTTCCTGAACCCATTTACAGGCCAACCTACGAGCCAGAACCCACCTACCACGCCCCAGAGCCTACCTACCATGCTCCTGAGCCTACTTATGAGGAGCCTGAGTCTTCCTATGAACACGGCCCACCTGCCCCGACCTATGCTCCTCATAGACCCACCTACGCCCCCAGACCCACCTATGCTCCTCCTACCTCAACCTACGGCCCACCCATCTCTTCCTATGCTCCGCCAACCCCCTCCTACGGCACCCCTCATCACTAA